The following are from one region of the Variovorax sp. V213 genome:
- a CDS encoding homocysteine S-methyltransferase family protein, protein MKPVTYTRGQALPGILEKRIAILDGAMGTMIQRFKLTEEQYRGERFKDFERDVKGNNELLSLTRPDVIRDIHEGYLAAGADLIETNTFGATTIAQEDYKMAHLAREMNLESAKLARAACDKFSTPDKPRFVAGALGPTPKTASISPDVNDPGARNVDFEQLRAAYYEQTEALVEGGADVILVETIFDTLNAKAALFAVDEYFDNSGQRLPLIISGTVTDASGRILSGQTVTAFWHSVRHAQPLAVGLNCALGAALMRPYIQELAKVAGDTFISCYPNAGLPNPMSETGFDETPDVTSRLLHEFAAEGLVNIVGGCCGTTPDHIAAIGKAVAPVAGRLLNNNAGFYREAA, encoded by the coding sequence ATGAAGCCCGTCACCTACACCCGCGGCCAGGCCCTGCCCGGCATCCTCGAAAAGCGCATCGCCATCCTCGACGGCGCGATGGGCACGATGATCCAGCGCTTCAAGCTCACCGAGGAACAGTACCGCGGCGAGCGCTTCAAGGACTTCGAGCGTGACGTGAAGGGCAACAACGAGCTGCTCTCGCTCACGCGGCCCGACGTGATCCGCGACATCCACGAGGGCTACCTCGCGGCCGGCGCCGACCTGATCGAGACCAACACCTTCGGCGCGACCACCATCGCGCAGGAGGACTACAAGATGGCGCATCTCGCGCGCGAGATGAACCTCGAATCGGCCAAGCTCGCGCGCGCCGCCTGCGACAAGTTCAGCACGCCGGACAAGCCGCGCTTCGTGGCCGGCGCCCTGGGCCCGACGCCCAAGACCGCGAGCATCAGCCCCGACGTGAATGACCCCGGAGCGCGCAATGTCGACTTCGAGCAGCTGCGCGCGGCCTACTACGAGCAGACCGAGGCGCTGGTCGAAGGCGGCGCCGACGTGATCCTGGTCGAGACCATCTTCGACACGCTCAACGCCAAGGCCGCGCTGTTCGCGGTGGACGAGTACTTCGACAACAGCGGCCAGCGCCTGCCGCTGATCATCAGCGGCACCGTGACCGACGCGTCCGGCCGCATCCTGAGCGGCCAGACGGTGACCGCGTTCTGGCACAGCGTGCGCCACGCGCAGCCGCTGGCCGTGGGGCTCAACTGCGCGCTGGGCGCGGCGCTGATGCGCCCCTACATCCAGGAACTGGCAAAGGTGGCAGGCGACACTTTCATCAGTTGCTACCCGAACGCCGGCCTGCCCAACCCGATGAGCGAAACCGGCTTCGACGAGACGCCCGACGTCACCTCGCGGCTGCTGCACGAGTTCGCGGCCGAAGGGCTGGTGAACATCGTCGGCGGTTGCTGCGGCACCACGCCGGACCACATCGCGGCGATCGGCAAGGCCGTGGCGCCGGTTGCAGGCCGCCTGCTGAACAACAACGCCGGCTTCTATCGCGAAGCCGCGTAA
- the hutG gene encoding N-formylglutamate deformylase, producing MSFTTTEPPFRFRQGTRPLLISMPHVGTHVPPALAARFTEEARQVPDTDWHLERLYDFADALGASVLVATHSRYVIDLNRPPDGASLYPGQSVTGLCPVDTFDDTPVYASSGDLPDDEEIAARRDAIWRPYHQQLQAELDRLKATHGTIALWDAHSIRSVLPRFFEGKLPDLNLGTGNGTSCDPALAATLLDIAKSAESATGYTGVLNGRFTGGHITRRYGNPAAGVHAVQLEMTQSSYMQEKLPFDYLPEVAAGVQPHVRRMIEAVLEFVERR from the coding sequence ATGAGTTTCACCACCACCGAACCCCCGTTCCGCTTTCGTCAGGGCACGCGGCCCTTGCTGATCTCGATGCCGCATGTCGGCACCCACGTGCCGCCCGCGCTCGCCGCCCGCTTCACCGAAGAGGCGCGCCAGGTGCCCGACACCGACTGGCACCTCGAGCGGCTCTACGACTTCGCCGATGCGCTCGGCGCCTCGGTGCTCGTCGCCACGCATTCGCGCTACGTGATCGACCTGAACCGTCCGCCGGACGGCGCCAGCCTCTACCCGGGCCAGAGCGTCACCGGCCTGTGCCCGGTCGACACCTTCGACGACACGCCCGTCTACGCGTCCAGCGGCGACTTGCCGGACGACGAGGAAATCGCCGCGCGGCGCGACGCGATCTGGCGGCCGTACCACCAGCAGCTGCAGGCCGAGCTTGACCGCCTGAAGGCCACGCACGGCACCATCGCGCTGTGGGACGCGCACTCGATCCGCTCGGTGCTGCCGCGCTTCTTCGAGGGCAAGCTGCCCGACCTCAACCTGGGCACCGGCAACGGCACCAGCTGCGATCCGGCGCTGGCGGCCACGCTGCTCGATATCGCCAAGTCGGCCGAATCGGCCACGGGCTACACCGGCGTGCTCAACGGCCGCTTCACGGGCGGCCACATCACGCGCCGGTACGGCAACCCCGCCGCTGGCGTGCATGCGGTGCAGCTGGAGATGACGCAGTCGAGCTATATGCAGGAGAAGCTGCCCTTCGACTACCTGCCCGAAGTCGCGGCCGGCGTGCAGCCGCACGTGCGGCGCATGATCGAGGCGGTGCTGGAATTCGTGGAACGCCGTTAA
- a CDS encoding formimidoylglutamate deiminase, whose product MTQTLFAADALLPEGWAKNVLLSWNDAGQLTQVQSAAPPAARVQVANGPVIPGMPNLHSHAFQRAFAGLTEHRAEQQDSFWSWRTLMYRFAARLGPQHMEAIATWLYAEMLEAGYTSVCEFQYVHHDADGRPYADDATLSLALLRAAQKVGIGFTLLPVLYQTSGFGGLPPNEGQRRFIRSTDSMLRLLGTLKPACDAAGARLGLAPHSLRAVPPDALREAVAGLEAIDPGAPIHIHIAEQTKEVDDCVAWSGQRPVAWLLDHAPVDGRWCLVHATHMDAAEYARGAKSGAVAGLCPTTEANLGDGIFDFPAWRHHGGAWGVGSDSHATVNAAEELLMLEYSQRLAWRQRNVGADAAQPHVATALTLGAVSGGAQASGRAIGGLAAGQQADFVVLDAAQLALQGLAAPDMLSSHVFASHRTSAIDAVWVSGQPRVAAGRHALHDEAAAAFVAARGQLLLEN is encoded by the coding sequence ATGACGCAAACGCTTTTCGCGGCCGACGCATTGCTGCCCGAAGGCTGGGCGAAGAACGTCCTGCTGTCTTGGAACGACGCCGGCCAGCTCACGCAGGTGCAGTCCGCCGCGCCGCCTGCCGCCCGCGTGCAGGTGGCGAACGGCCCCGTGATTCCCGGCATGCCCAACCTGCATTCGCACGCCTTCCAGCGCGCCTTCGCGGGCCTCACCGAACACCGCGCCGAGCAGCAGGACAGCTTCTGGAGCTGGCGCACGCTGATGTACCGCTTTGCCGCGCGCCTGGGCCCGCAGCACATGGAAGCCATCGCCACCTGGCTCTATGCCGAGATGCTCGAGGCAGGCTACACCAGCGTGTGCGAGTTCCAGTACGTGCACCACGACGCCGACGGCCGACCCTATGCCGACGATGCAACCCTGAGCCTCGCGCTGCTGCGCGCTGCGCAGAAGGTGGGCATCGGCTTCACGCTGCTGCCCGTGCTGTACCAGACCAGCGGCTTCGGCGGCCTGCCGCCCAACGAAGGGCAGCGCCGCTTCATCCGCTCGACCGATTCGATGCTGCGCCTGCTGGGCACGCTGAAGCCCGCGTGCGATGCAGCGGGCGCGCGGCTCGGGCTGGCGCCTCACTCGTTGCGCGCCGTGCCACCCGATGCGCTGCGCGAGGCCGTTGCGGGCCTTGAAGCCATCGACCCCGGCGCGCCCATTCACATCCACATTGCCGAGCAGACCAAGGAGGTCGACGACTGCGTCGCCTGGAGCGGCCAGCGGCCGGTCGCCTGGCTGCTCGACCACGCACCGGTCGATGGGCGCTGGTGCCTGGTGCATGCCACGCACATGGACGCGGCCGAATACGCGCGCGGCGCAAAGAGCGGCGCGGTGGCCGGCCTGTGCCCGACCACCGAAGCGAATCTTGGCGACGGCATCTTCGATTTCCCGGCATGGCGCCACCATGGCGGCGCCTGGGGCGTGGGGTCCGACAGCCATGCCACGGTCAACGCGGCGGAAGAGTTGCTGATGCTCGAATACAGCCAGCGCCTGGCTTGGCGGCAGCGCAATGTCGGCGCCGATGCGGCGCAGCCGCACGTGGCCACCGCGCTCACGCTCGGCGCGGTGAGCGGCGGTGCGCAGGCATCGGGCCGGGCCATCGGCGGCCTTGCCGCGGGGCAGCAGGCCGACTTCGTCGTGCTCGATGCCGCGCAGCTTGCGCTGCAGGGCCTCGCCGCGCCCGACATGCTGTCGTCGCACGTCTTTGCCAGCCACCGGACTTCCGCCATCGATGCCGTCTGGGTGTCCGGCCAGCCGCGCGTCGCCGCGGGCCGCCATGCCTTGCACGACGAGGCCGCCGCCGCATTCGTCGCGGCGCGCGGCCAGCTTCTTCTGGAAAATTGA
- the hutI gene encoding imidazolonepropionase, translating to MTSAHPFPSADGLWTGLRLAPGAAPDAALPADTEAAIAVTEGTIRWVGAREALPSEFAALAPHDGGGALVTPGLVDCHTHLVYGGQRANEFAMRLAGATYEEVAKAGGGIVSSVRATREADEDTLFAEAAPRLEQLLADGVCAIEIKSGYGLSLEHERKQLRVARRLGKAYGVTERTTFLGAHALPPEYAGRSGDYIDLVCNQMLPALAAEGLVDAVDVFCERIAFSLEETEQVFKAAKALGLPVKLHAEQLSDMGGAALAARYGALSCDHIEHLSAEGIEAMRQSGTVAVLLPGAYYTLRDTHLPPIEALRAAGVPMAVSTDHNPGTSPALSLLLMMNMACTLFRLTVPEALAGVTVHAARALGLSSTHGVIAEGMPANFVLWNVRDAAELAYWFGQRPVRSVVRRGRIAVGAAA from the coding sequence ATGACATCCGCACACCCATTTCCATCGGCCGACGGCCTCTGGACCGGCCTGCGCCTGGCGCCCGGTGCCGCGCCCGACGCCGCATTGCCAGCCGACACCGAAGCCGCGATCGCGGTCACGGAGGGCACGATCCGCTGGGTCGGCGCCCGCGAAGCGCTGCCCTCCGAGTTTGCCGCCCTCGCGCCGCACGACGGCGGCGGCGCGCTCGTCACGCCCGGCCTGGTCGATTGCCACACGCATCTGGTCTACGGCGGCCAGCGCGCCAACGAGTTCGCCATGCGCCTCGCTGGCGCCACCTATGAAGAAGTGGCAAAGGCCGGTGGCGGCATCGTCTCGTCGGTGCGCGCCACGCGCGAAGCCGACGAAGACACGCTCTTCGCAGAGGCCGCGCCGCGGCTCGAACAGCTGCTGGCCGATGGCGTCTGTGCCATCGAGATCAAGTCGGGCTACGGCCTTTCGCTCGAGCACGAACGCAAGCAGCTGCGCGTGGCGCGGCGCCTGGGCAAAGCCTATGGCGTCACCGAGCGCACCACCTTCCTCGGCGCCCATGCGCTGCCGCCCGAATACGCGGGCCGCAGCGGCGACTACATCGACCTCGTCTGCAACCAGATGCTGCCCGCGCTCGCGGCGGAAGGGCTGGTCGACGCGGTGGACGTGTTCTGCGAGCGCATCGCCTTTTCGCTCGAGGAAACAGAGCAGGTCTTCAAGGCCGCGAAGGCGCTCGGCCTGCCGGTCAAGCTGCATGCCGAGCAGCTCTCCGACATGGGCGGCGCCGCACTGGCCGCGCGCTATGGCGCGCTGTCGTGCGACCACATCGAGCACCTGTCGGCCGAAGGCATCGAGGCCATGCGCCAGTCGGGCACCGTGGCCGTGCTGCTGCCCGGCGCCTACTACACGCTGCGCGACACGCACCTGCCGCCCATCGAGGCGCTGCGCGCCGCGGGCGTGCCGATGGCCGTGTCGACCGACCACAACCCGGGCACCTCGCCGGCGCTGAGCCTGCTGTTGATGATGAACATGGCGTGCACGCTGTTCCGCCTCACCGTGCCCGAGGCGCTGGCCGGCGTCACGGTGCATGCGGCGCGCGCGCTGGGGCTGTCCTCCACGCACGGCGTGATCGCCGAAGGCATGCCCGCCAACTTCGTGCTCTGGAACGTGCGCGATGCGGCCGAGCTCGCCTACTGGTTCGGCCAGCGGCCCGTGCGCAGCGTCGTGCGCCGAGGCCGCATCGCCGTCGGAGCTGCCGCATGA
- a CDS encoding HutD family protein, whose product MNNVQRFSRSALPATPWKNGGGTTQEIVSWPQGAGLESFGWRASIATIAAAGPFSVFAGVDRSIMLLEGDGVRLSTQDGRVDHRLDVPHRPFAFGGDDAIDCTLLGGASSNDFNIMTRRGKWRADVRVLANASAVEPAPHGVLLVLRGAWRLNGEACAEGEGVFWTDTEQAWQAVPEGEGARLAAVRIVPA is encoded by the coding sequence ATGAACAACGTGCAGCGTTTCTCGCGCAGCGCGCTGCCGGCCACGCCCTGGAAGAACGGCGGCGGCACCACGCAGGAAATCGTCAGCTGGCCCCAAGGCGCGGGGCTCGAAAGCTTCGGCTGGCGCGCAAGCATCGCGACCATCGCGGCGGCCGGGCCGTTCTCGGTTTTCGCGGGCGTCGACCGCAGCATCATGCTGCTGGAGGGCGACGGCGTGCGGCTCTCCACGCAGGACGGGCGAGTGGACCACCGGCTCGACGTGCCGCATCGGCCGTTCGCGTTCGGCGGCGATGACGCGATCGATTGCACGCTGCTGGGCGGCGCATCGTCGAACGATTTCAACATCATGACGCGGCGCGGCAAATGGCGCGCCGACGTGCGGGTGCTCGCGAATGCATCGGCCGTCGAGCCCGCGCCGCACGGCGTGCTGCTTGTGCTTCGCGGCGCATGGCGCCTGAACGGCGAGGCCTGCGCCGAGGGTGAAGGCGTCTTCTGGACCGACACCGAGCAGGCATGGCAGGCCGTGCCCGAAGGTGAAGGCGCGCGGCTGGCTGCGGTTCGCATCGTCCCGGCGTAA
- a CDS encoding amino acid ABC transporter permease: MDFDFSPVWQGWPDLLRGALVTVEITACALALGCVLGLLVGIGRLNPKRRWLYGVCTAYVAAIRGTPLLVQLFILFFGLPHFGILLPAFLCGVLGLGVYSGAYVSEIVRGAIQSIDKGQTMAAQSLGMTPGTAMREIVLPQAVVRMIPPLGNEFIALIKNSALVSLLTIHDVMHEGQKIISVSYRSLEVYLAIALVYFVLTGTMTLVLRHFEQKLRQGGLMR; the protein is encoded by the coding sequence ATGGATTTCGACTTCTCGCCGGTCTGGCAGGGCTGGCCGGACCTGCTGCGCGGTGCGCTCGTCACGGTGGAAATCACCGCCTGCGCGCTCGCGCTCGGCTGCGTGTTGGGCCTCCTGGTCGGCATCGGCCGGCTCAATCCGAAACGACGCTGGCTGTACGGCGTGTGCACGGCCTACGTGGCGGCGATTCGCGGCACGCCGCTGCTGGTGCAGCTGTTCATCTTGTTCTTCGGTCTGCCGCACTTCGGCATCCTGCTGCCGGCCTTCTTGTGCGGCGTGCTGGGGCTGGGCGTGTACTCGGGCGCGTACGTGTCGGAGATCGTGCGCGGCGCGATCCAGTCGATCGACAAGGGCCAGACCATGGCCGCGCAGTCGCTGGGCATGACGCCCGGCACGGCGATGCGCGAGATCGTGCTGCCGCAGGCGGTGGTCCGCATGATTCCGCCGCTGGGCAACGAGTTCATCGCGCTCATCAAGAACTCGGCGCTGGTGTCGCTCTTGACGATCCACGACGTGATGCACGAGGGGCAGAAGATCATCAGCGTGTCGTACCGTTCGCTGGAGGTCTACCTGGCCATTGCGCTCGTGTACTTCGTGCTCACGGGCACGATGACGCTGGTCCTGCGGCACTTCGAGCAGAAGCTGAGGCAGGGCGGGTTGATGCGATGA
- a CDS encoding transporter substrate-binding domain-containing protein, with protein MNTRRTLVAAALSSLAFFGFAATAQAQGEPLRVATDATFPPMEYVENGKRTGFDVELVEAIGKTLGRKIEWIDIDFKGLVPGLVSKRFDMAVSAIYITDERKKVVDFTVPYYAGGLVVMVKDGNAAIKTPADINGKKVSVQVGTKSVAYTKEKFPQVQLMEVEKNQEMFNLVDIGRADAAVTGKPAAYQYVRTRGGLKVLPEQITTEEYGMAIRKDTPELTKAVNGAIEKLKADGTYAQIVAKWFSASAK; from the coding sequence ATGAACACCCGCCGCACCCTCGTCGCCGCCGCCCTCTCGAGCCTCGCCTTCTTCGGCTTTGCCGCCACCGCGCAAGCCCAGGGCGAGCCGCTGCGCGTGGCTACCGATGCCACCTTTCCGCCGATGGAATACGTGGAGAACGGCAAGCGAACGGGCTTCGACGTGGAACTGGTGGAGGCCATCGGCAAGACGCTGGGCCGCAAGATCGAGTGGATCGACATCGACTTCAAGGGCCTCGTGCCGGGCCTGGTCTCCAAGCGCTTCGACATGGCGGTGTCGGCCATCTACATCACCGACGAGCGCAAGAAGGTCGTCGATTTCACCGTGCCGTATTACGCGGGCGGGCTGGTCGTGATGGTGAAGGACGGCAACGCGGCCATCAAGACGCCGGCCGACATCAACGGCAAGAAGGTCAGCGTGCAGGTGGGCACCAAGTCGGTCGCCTACACCAAGGAAAAATTCCCGCAGGTGCAGCTGATGGAAGTCGAGAAGAACCAGGAGATGTTCAATCTCGTGGACATCGGCCGCGCCGACGCCGCCGTGACCGGCAAGCCCGCCGCCTACCAGTACGTGCGCACGCGCGGCGGCCTGAAGGTGCTGCCGGAGCAGATCACCACCGAGGAATACGGCATGGCCATTCGCAAGGACACGCCCGAACTCACCAAGGCCGTGAACGGCGCCATCGAGAAGCTCAAGGCCGACGGCACCTATGCGCAGATCGTCGCCAAGTGGTTCAGTGCCAGCGCCAAGTAA
- a CDS encoding IclR family transcriptional regulator, producing the protein MTPLTEASAHNDRALLVLSVLAQSKVAMSAAQLMQATGLSQSTLYRQIAMLRRWGFAMESDGRYSPGPVSVQLASGFDGNSDLVMAARADMRALAQQSHESVALVTAVNDRVVCLEMIDSEQSLRCSFDRGRSVPARDGASAKCLLAHMPLDQRDALLDAFGESPERRAERAAELDAIREAGHAVTHGEVDAGVWGASAPVLASGRRLRGAITLMAPLTRVEGTEAALLHMTVVTAARISRALQ; encoded by the coding sequence ATGACACCGCTGACCGAAGCTTCCGCCCACAACGATCGCGCCCTGCTGGTGCTGTCGGTGCTGGCGCAGAGCAAGGTGGCGATGTCGGCGGCGCAGCTGATGCAGGCCACGGGCCTTTCGCAGAGCACGCTGTACCGGCAGATCGCGATGCTGCGGCGCTGGGGCTTCGCGATGGAGTCCGACGGGCGCTATTCGCCCGGCCCGGTGAGCGTGCAGCTCGCGAGCGGCTTCGACGGCAACTCCGACCTCGTGATGGCGGCGCGCGCCGACATGCGCGCGCTCGCACAGCAGAGCCATGAAAGCGTGGCGCTGGTCACGGCCGTGAACGACCGCGTGGTGTGCCTCGAGATGATCGACAGCGAGCAGTCGCTGCGCTGTTCGTTCGACCGCGGCCGCAGCGTGCCCGCGCGCGACGGCGCCAGCGCCAAGTGCCTGCTGGCCCACATGCCGCTCGATCAGCGCGACGCCTTGCTCGACGCGTTCGGCGAAAGCCCCGAGCGCCGCGCCGAGCGCGCCGCCGAACTCGACGCCATCCGCGAGGCCGGCCATGCCGTGACGCATGGCGAGGTCGATGCCGGTGTGTGGGGCGCGAGCGCGCCGGTGCTGGCCTCGGGACGGCGCCTGCGCGGCGCGATCACGCTCATGGCACCGCTCACACGCGTCGAAGGCACGGAAGCTGCATTGCTCCACATGACCGTCGTCACGGCGGCTCGCATTTCCCGCGCACTGCAGTAG